A stretch of Microbulbifer sp. SAOS-129_SWC DNA encodes these proteins:
- the hutI gene encoding imidazolonepropionase: MTERCDLLITNVHAATMDPSIAGGYGAVEDAAVAVTNGKIVWLGPRRELPDCTADRTVDGEGQWLTPGLIDCHTHLVYGGHRAGEFARRLGGESYEEVARAGGGILSTVRATRAASAEDLYRGAETRLRALMAEGVTTLEIKSGYGLDLDTELKQLRTARRLAQHYPVEIATTCLAAHALPPEYDGRADEYIDLVCEQILPAVAKEQLADAVDMFCESIAFSVEQCQRVIDTAQKLDLPVKVHAEQLAHTGATAMAAKASALSVDHIEYISDTDVAAMADSGTVAVLLPGAFYTLHETRVPPVDKLRASGVSMALSTDLNPGSCPIASLRLMMNMGCNLFGLTPAEALAGVTRSAARALGLCCSRGVLRPGLRADMVLWPMDTPDQLAYEVGALKPSQIFFGGRDVTAG; this comes from the coding sequence ATGACAGAACGCTGTGACCTTCTGATTACCAACGTCCACGCCGCCACCATGGATCCGTCCATCGCCGGTGGCTACGGCGCCGTGGAAGATGCCGCGGTGGCGGTGACCAACGGCAAGATCGTGTGGCTGGGGCCGCGCCGCGAGTTGCCGGACTGCACTGCCGACCGCACCGTCGACGGTGAGGGCCAGTGGCTGACGCCGGGGCTGATCGACTGCCATACCCATCTGGTGTACGGCGGCCACCGTGCCGGTGAGTTCGCGCGGCGCCTCGGTGGCGAGAGCTATGAGGAAGTGGCGCGTGCCGGCGGTGGTATTCTGTCGACCGTGCGCGCGACCCGCGCGGCCAGTGCCGAAGACCTGTATCGCGGCGCCGAGACGCGCCTGCGCGCGCTGATGGCGGAAGGCGTCACCACGCTGGAAATCAAATCCGGCTATGGCCTGGATCTGGACACCGAGCTGAAACAGCTGCGCACTGCGCGCCGGCTGGCCCAGCACTACCCGGTGGAGATCGCCACCACCTGCCTGGCCGCGCACGCGCTGCCGCCGGAGTACGACGGCCGCGCCGACGAGTACATCGACCTGGTGTGCGAGCAGATATTGCCGGCGGTGGCCAAGGAGCAGCTGGCCGACGCGGTGGATATGTTCTGCGAATCCATCGCCTTCTCGGTTGAGCAGTGCCAGCGCGTGATCGACACGGCGCAAAAGCTCGATCTGCCGGTAAAAGTGCACGCTGAACAACTGGCGCACACCGGCGCCACCGCCATGGCCGCCAAAGCCAGCGCGCTGTCGGTGGACCACATCGAATACATCTCTGACACCGACGTCGCGGCGATGGCCGACAGCGGCACCGTGGCGGTACTGCTGCCCGGCGCCTTCTACACACTGCACGAGACCCGCGTGCCGCCGGTGGACAAGCTGCGCGCCTCGGGCGTGTCGATGGCGCTGTCCACCGACCTGAACCCCGGCAGCTGCCCGATTGCGTCGCTGCGGCTGATGATGAATATGGGCTGTAACCTGTTCGGCCTGACCCCGGCCGAAGCGCTGGCCGGCGTCACCCGTTCGGCCGCGCGCGCGCTGGGCCTGTGCTGTTCCCGCGGCGTGCTGCGCCCGGGGCTGCGCGCCGACATGGTGCTGTGGCCGATGGACACCCCCGACCAGCTGGCCTATGAAGTGGGCGCGCTGAAACCGTCACAGATCTTTTTCGGAGGCAGAGATGTTACAGCTGGCTGA
- the hutC gene encoding histidine utilization repressor — protein MNTASAPTTPSNEPRYAAIKRHIRQQIEAGHWPVHFRVPSENDLAREFGVSRMTARRALSELTDEGVLMRTQGLGTFVAEPVPAGSLLEVRNIADEVSARGHSYSSRILLLREDAAPADVARALGVPEGARLFHSIIVHCDNDLPIQWEERFTNPALAPDYLQQDFSATTPNAYLSRVAPLTEADTTVEAIAAEADVAEALVLAPHSACLQIWRRTKSRAGIVSFARLVHPGNRYRLGAQLRF, from the coding sequence ATGAATACTGCAAGCGCGCCGACGACACCCAGCAACGAACCACGCTATGCGGCGATCAAGCGGCATATCCGCCAGCAGATCGAGGCCGGCCACTGGCCCGTGCACTTCCGCGTGCCGTCAGAAAACGACCTGGCGCGGGAGTTCGGTGTCAGCCGCATGACCGCGCGCCGCGCGCTGAGCGAACTGACCGACGAGGGTGTGCTGATGCGCACCCAGGGGCTCGGTACCTTCGTGGCCGAACCGGTGCCGGCGGGCTCGCTGCTCGAGGTGCGCAATATTGCCGACGAGGTATCGGCCCGCGGCCACAGCTACAGCAGCCGCATCCTGTTACTGCGCGAAGACGCCGCGCCGGCGGATGTGGCCCGCGCGCTGGGCGTGCCGGAGGGCGCGCGACTATTCCACTCGATCATAGTCCATTGCGACAACGACCTGCCGATCCAGTGGGAAGAGCGCTTCACCAACCCGGCCCTGGCCCCGGACTATCTGCAGCAGGACTTCAGCGCCACCACCCCCAACGCCTACCTGTCGCGGGTTGCGCCGCTGACCGAGGCCGACACTACCGTTGAGGCCATCGCCGCGGAAGCGGACGTGGCCGAGGCGCTGGTGCTAGCCCCGCACAGCGCCTGCCTGCAGATCTGGCGGCGCACCAAGAGTCGCGCCGGCATCGTGAGTTTTGCGCGGCTGGTGCACCCCGGAAACCGATACCGATTGGGCGCACAACTGAGGTTTTAA
- the hutU gene encoding urocanate hydratase yields MTDKRHDPSRKIAAPTGTKLNAKSWLTEAPLRMLMNNLHPDVAERPEDLVVYGGIGRAARDWECYDKIVEVLKRLEDDETLLVQSGKPVGVFKTHADAPRVLIANSNLVPHWANWEHFNELDKKGLAMYGQMTAGSWIYIGSQGIVQGTYETFAAVARKHFDGVAKGKWVLTGGLGGMGGAQPLAATMAGFSMIAVECDETRIDFRLRTGYVDKKATSLDEALAMINEAMEKGEAISVGLLGNAADVFPEIVERGIQPDVVTDQTSAHDPLNGYLPKGWTMEQAAEMRKQDEALVVKEAKKSMAIQVQAMLTLQERGAATLDYGNNIRQMAFEEGVENAFDFPGFVPAYIRPLFCEGIGPFRWAALSGNPEDIYKTDAKVKELIPDNPQLHNWLDMARERIQFQGLPARICWVGLKDRARLAQAFNEMVANGELEAPVVIGRDHLDSGSVASPNRETESMLDGSDAVSDWPLLNALLNTASGATWVSLHHGGGVGMGFSQHSGVVIVCDGTQAAGKRIGRVLWNDPATGVMRHADAGYDIAKQCAKEQGLDLPMLKD; encoded by the coding sequence ATGACCGATAAACGCCACGACCCCAGCCGCAAAATTGCCGCCCCCACCGGCACCAAACTGAATGCCAAAAGCTGGCTCACCGAAGCGCCGCTGCGCATGCTGATGAACAACCTGCACCCGGACGTGGCCGAGCGCCCCGAAGATCTGGTGGTCTACGGCGGTATCGGCCGCGCCGCGCGCGACTGGGAGTGCTACGACAAGATCGTCGAGGTACTGAAGCGCCTCGAAGACGACGAGACCCTGCTGGTGCAGTCCGGCAAACCCGTCGGCGTATTCAAAACCCACGCCGACGCCCCGCGCGTGCTGATCGCCAACTCCAACCTGGTACCGCACTGGGCCAACTGGGAACACTTCAACGAGCTGGATAAAAAGGGCCTGGCCATGTACGGCCAGATGACCGCCGGCTCCTGGATCTACATCGGCTCCCAGGGCATCGTGCAGGGCACCTATGAAACCTTCGCCGCGGTCGCACGCAAACACTTCGACGGCGTGGCCAAAGGCAAATGGGTCCTGACCGGCGGCCTCGGCGGCATGGGCGGCGCCCAGCCGCTGGCCGCCACCATGGCCGGCTTCAGCATGATCGCGGTCGAGTGCGACGAAACCCGCATCGACTTCCGCCTGCGCACCGGCTATGTGGACAAGAAAGCCACCAGCCTCGACGAAGCGCTGGCGATGATCAACGAAGCCATGGAAAAAGGTGAAGCCATTTCCGTCGGCCTGCTCGGCAACGCCGCCGACGTCTTCCCGGAAATCGTCGAGCGCGGCATCCAGCCGGACGTCGTCACCGACCAGACCTCCGCCCACGACCCGCTGAACGGCTACCTACCGAAAGGCTGGACCATGGAACAGGCCGCCGAAATGCGCAAGCAGGACGAAGCGCTGGTGGTCAAGGAAGCGAAGAAGTCCATGGCGATCCAGGTGCAGGCGATGCTCACCCTGCAAGAGCGCGGCGCCGCCACTCTCGACTACGGCAACAACATCCGCCAGATGGCGTTCGAGGAAGGTGTCGAGAACGCGTTCGATTTCCCCGGCTTTGTGCCCGCCTACATCCGCCCGCTGTTCTGCGAGGGTATCGGCCCGTTCCGCTGGGCGGCACTGTCCGGCAACCCGGAAGATATCTACAAGACCGACGCCAAGGTGAAGGAGCTGATCCCAGACAACCCGCAGCTGCACAACTGGCTGGATATGGCCCGCGAGCGCATCCAGTTCCAGGGTCTGCCCGCGCGTATCTGCTGGGTCGGTCTGAAAGACCGCGCGCGCCTGGCACAGGCCTTCAACGAGATGGTCGCCAACGGCGAGCTGGAAGCACCGGTAGTGATCGGCCGCGACCACCTCGATTCCGGCTCCGTGGCCAGCCCCAACCGCGAAACCGAATCCATGCTCGACGGCAGCGATGCGGTATCCGACTGGCCGCTGCTGAACGCACTGCTGAACACCGCCTCCGGCGCCACCTGGGTGTCCCTGCACCACGGCGGCGGCGTGGGCATGGGCTTCTCCCAGCACTCCGGCGTGGTCATCGTGTGTGACGGCACACAAGCCGCCGGCAAGCGCATCGGCCGCGTGCTGTGGAACGACCCCGCCACCGGCGTGATGCGTCACGCGGATGCGGGCTACGACATCGCCAAGCAATGCGCGAAGGAGCAGGGGCTGGACCTGCCGATGCTGAAAGACTGA
- the hutH gene encoding histidine ammonia-lyase → MYQLEINPGQLSLADLRRVAREPVELSLSKDAYPAIEASARTVAEVLEQGRTVYGINTGFGLLANTRIEKKDLETLQRAIVLSHAAGTGDFMNEATVRLLMVLKINSLSRGFSGVRPQVIEALIKLVNAGVFPAIPEKGSVGASGDLAPLAHMSVVLLGEGECFIDGQRKAAAEGLKKAGLEPITLAPKEGLALLNGTQASTAFALLGLFAAEDLFAGGLVTGALTLEAAKGSRRPFDDRIHLVRGQQAQRDVAGIFRALLGEKSEIGESHENCEKVQDPYSLRCQPQVMGACLQQIRFAAEVLLAEANGVSDNPLVFTDEQDPANSDIISGGNFHAEPVAMVADNLALALAEIGALSERRMALLIDSNLSGLPPFLVDNGGVNSGFMIAQVTGAALASENKSLAHPASVDSLPTSANQEDHVSMATFAGRRLRDMADNTCGILAVELLAACQGLDFRAPLKTTEKLEAAKATLRERVPFYDKDRYFAPDIEEAKQLLAAADYLQFVDSALMPSTH, encoded by the coding sequence ATGTACCAACTGGAAATCAACCCCGGCCAACTGAGCCTCGCCGACCTGCGCCGCGTCGCGCGCGAGCCGGTCGAGCTGTCCCTGAGCAAAGACGCCTACCCGGCCATCGAAGCCTCCGCCCGCACCGTGGCGGAGGTGCTGGAGCAGGGCCGTACCGTTTACGGCATCAATACCGGCTTTGGCCTGCTGGCCAACACCCGCATCGAAAAGAAGGACCTGGAAACCCTGCAGCGCGCCATCGTGCTGAGCCATGCCGCCGGTACCGGCGACTTCATGAACGAGGCCACCGTGCGCCTGCTGATGGTACTGAAGATCAACTCGCTGTCGCGCGGCTTTTCCGGTGTGCGCCCGCAGGTGATCGAGGCGCTGATCAAACTGGTCAATGCCGGCGTCTTCCCGGCGATTCCGGAGAAGGGTTCCGTGGGCGCCTCCGGTGACCTGGCCCCGCTGGCACATATGAGCGTGGTGCTGCTGGGCGAGGGCGAGTGCTTTATCGACGGCCAGCGCAAAGCCGCGGCCGAGGGCCTGAAGAAAGCCGGCCTGGAACCCATCACGCTGGCGCCGAAGGAAGGCCTGGCCCTGCTGAACGGCACCCAGGCGTCCACCGCGTTTGCGCTGCTGGGCCTGTTCGCCGCCGAGGACCTGTTCGCCGGTGGCCTGGTCACCGGTGCCCTGACCCTGGAAGCGGCCAAGGGCTCACGCCGCCCGTTCGACGACCGCATTCACCTGGTGCGCGGCCAGCAAGCGCAGCGCGATGTAGCCGGTATTTTCCGTGCGCTGCTGGGCGAGAAAAGCGAGATCGGCGAATCGCACGAAAACTGCGAGAAAGTGCAGGATCCCTATAGCCTCCGCTGCCAGCCGCAGGTCATGGGCGCCTGCCTGCAGCAGATCCGCTTCGCCGCCGAGGTACTGCTGGCGGAAGCCAACGGTGTTTCCGACAACCCGCTGGTGTTTACCGATGAACAGGATCCGGCCAACTCCGACATCATTTCCGGTGGCAACTTCCACGCCGAGCCGGTGGCGATGGTCGCCGACAACCTGGCGCTGGCGCTGGCGGAAATCGGCGCGCTGTCCGAGCGCCGCATGGCCCTGCTGATCGACTCCAACCTGTCCGGCCTGCCGCCGTTCCTGGTCGACAACGGCGGGGTGAACTCCGGCTTTATGATTGCCCAGGTCACCGGCGCGGCCCTGGCCAGTGAGAACAAGTCCCTGGCCCACCCGGCCAGCGTGGATTCCCTGCCGACGTCCGCCAACCAGGAAGACCATGTGTCCATGGCCACCTTCGCCGGCCGCCGTCTGCGCGACATGGCCGACAACACCTGCGGCATTCTCGCCGTGGAACTGCTGGCCGCCTGCCAGGGCCTGGACTTCCGCGCGCCGCTGAAGACCACCGAAAAACTGGAAGCGGCCAAGGCGACGCTGCGCGAGCGCGTCCCCTTCTATGACAAGGACCGCTACTTCGCGCCGGATATCGAGGAAGCCAAGCAGCTGCTGGCCGCCGCCGACTATCTGCAGTTTGTCGACAGCGCGCTGATGCCCAGCACGCATTAA
- a CDS encoding 3-hydroxybutyrate dehydrogenase yields the protein MQRNQLQPALITGSTSGIGLAIAHAVADAGYPVMLHGLQSPAEGESLRQAFSDRYGINCGFSDADISSEAGCAQLVAETREALGNPGLLVNNAGVQFTAPAHEFPGEQWQRVISINLSAAFYLSRDLLPAMRASQWGRIINISSVHGLVASEHKAAYCAAKHGLVGLTKVLALENADCGVTANAICPGWVETPLIQPQIESIAQEQGIDLDAARAQLIGAKQPMTRATSPEAIGALVLYLCGDFASTITGTAMPVDGGWTAQ from the coding sequence GTGCAGCGGAACCAATTACAACCAGCCCTTATCACCGGCTCCACCAGCGGAATCGGACTCGCCATTGCCCATGCAGTCGCCGATGCCGGTTACCCGGTGATGCTGCACGGTTTGCAGTCTCCCGCCGAGGGGGAATCGCTGCGGCAGGCGTTTAGCGACCGCTACGGTATCAACTGCGGTTTCAGTGATGCCGATATCTCCAGCGAAGCCGGCTGCGCCCAGCTGGTGGCGGAAACCCGCGAAGCGCTGGGCAACCCCGGCCTGCTGGTCAACAACGCCGGCGTGCAGTTCACCGCTCCGGCGCACGAGTTTCCCGGCGAACAGTGGCAGCGGGTGATCTCCATCAACCTGAGTGCCGCTTTCTACCTGTCGCGCGACCTGCTGCCGGCCATGCGCGCCAGCCAGTGGGGCCGCATCATCAATATTTCCTCGGTGCACGGCCTGGTGGCCTCGGAACACAAGGCGGCCTACTGCGCGGCCAAACACGGCCTGGTCGGCCTCACCAAGGTGCTGGCCCTGGAAAACGCCGACTGCGGCGTGACCGCCAACGCCATCTGCCCCGGCTGGGTGGAGACGCCGCTGATCCAGCCGCAGATTGAATCCATTGCGCAAGAGCAGGGCATCGATCTGGATGCGGCGCGCGCGCAGTTGATCGGCGCCAAGCAACCAATGACCAGGGCCACCAGCCCGGAAGCCATCGGTGCGCTGGTACTCTACCTGTGTGGCGACTTTGCCAGCACCATCACCGGCACCGCGATGCCGGTGGACGGCGGCTGGACCGCACAGTAG
- a CDS encoding response regulator transcription factor gives MNYRLLIADDHPLYRDALATTLSRQFPDCALVQSEDLQSTLACLRDTEIDLLLLDLNMPGSEGFNGLAQIRNDFPAVPVVVVSGSDKNPVIQQAAGFGASGFLSKTARPEEIVECLDSIFAGGQWFSQEAMAETEEVSLAERLSRLTTQQLRIFQMIAQGMLNKQIAYELDITEPTVKSHVTAILRKLELRDRKQLIREAQSLVQF, from the coding sequence GTGAATTACCGACTGCTGATTGCCGACGACCACCCCCTCTACCGCGACGCGCTGGCCACTACGCTGTCGCGCCAGTTCCCGGATTGCGCGCTGGTGCAGAGTGAAGACCTGCAATCAACCCTCGCGTGCCTCCGGGATACCGAGATCGACCTGCTCCTACTCGACCTGAACATGCCCGGCAGCGAGGGCTTCAACGGCCTCGCGCAGATCCGCAACGACTTCCCGGCGGTGCCGGTGGTGGTGGTCTCCGGCAGCGATAAAAACCCGGTGATCCAGCAGGCGGCGGGCTTTGGGGCCAGCGGCTTCCTGTCGAAGACTGCGCGGCCCGAGGAGATCGTCGAGTGTCTCGACAGTATTTTTGCCGGTGGGCAGTGGTTTAGCCAGGAGGCCATGGCGGAGACGGAAGAGGTATCCCTGGCCGAACGCCTGTCGCGACTGACCACGCAGCAGCTGCGTATTTTCCAGATGATCGCGCAGGGCATGCTCAACAAGCAGATCGCCTACGAACTGGACATCACCGAACCCACCGTAAAAAGTCATGTAACGGCCATTCTGCGCAAGCTGGAGCTGCGCGACCGCAAACAGCTGATTCGCGAAGCGCAGTCGCTCGTCCAGTTCTGA
- a CDS encoding MaoC/PaaZ C-terminal domain-containing protein — protein MHRDFQRDFVLTQDDFNRFADLSGDHNPIHVDPEYSAATRFGATVSHGMLLFSVLRGLIHAHYPGARLQSQDLKFPAPAYADEQLTATLVAEAPAADGCIELVTRITRGEEKVCLEGRCRLVLNEGEQP, from the coding sequence ATGCACAGAGACTTTCAGCGGGACTTCGTCCTTACCCAGGACGACTTCAATCGCTTCGCCGACTTGAGCGGCGACCACAATCCGATTCACGTGGATCCGGAGTATTCCGCGGCAACCCGCTTCGGCGCCACGGTATCCCACGGCATGTTGTTGTTTAGCGTGCTGCGCGGCCTGATTCACGCGCACTATCCCGGCGCGCGGCTGCAGAGCCAGGACCTGAAATTTCCCGCCCCGGCCTACGCCGACGAGCAGCTGACCGCCACTCTGGTCGCCGAGGCGCCGGCCGCCGATGGCTGCATCGAGCTGGTCACGCGGATTACCCGCGGCGAAGAAAAGGTCTGCCTGGAGGGCCGTTGTCGGCTGGTATTGAATGAGGGGGAGCAGCCATGA